From the genome of Terriglobales bacterium, one region includes:
- the nrdR gene encoding transcriptional regulator NrdR, which produces MKCPFCGFINDKVVDSRESKEADSIRRRRECLKCRKRFTTYERIDEIPYMVVKKDGRREKFDRQKVLNGLLRACEKRPVAIGKLEQIVNEAEAFVIDSPERERTTAEIGELIMNRLKKHDKVAYVRFASVYLDFKDVKEFMAELKDLLDTKEPRPAKSRAAKS; this is translated from the coding sequence ATGAAGTGCCCATTCTGCGGTTTCATCAACGACAAGGTGGTGGACTCGCGCGAGAGTAAGGAAGCCGACTCCATCCGCCGCCGCCGCGAGTGCCTGAAGTGCCGCAAGCGCTTCACCACCTACGAGCGCATCGACGAGATCCCCTACATGGTGGTCAAGAAGGACGGCCGCCGCGAGAAGTTCGACCGCCAGAAGGTGCTCAACGGCCTGCTGCGCGCCTGCGAGAAGCGTCCCGTCGCCATCGGCAAGCTGGAGCAGATCGTGAACGAGGCCGAGGCCTTCGTCATCGATTCCCCCGAGCGCGAGCGCACCACCGCCGAGATCGGCGAGCTCATCATGAACCGCCTCAAGAAGCACGACAAGGTGGCCTACGTCCGCTTCGCCAGCGTCTACCTCGACTTCAAGGACGTGAAGGAGTTCATGGCGGAGCTGAAGGACCTGCTCGACACCAAGGAGCCGCGCCCGGCCAAGAGCCGCGCGGCCAAATCCTAG